Proteins from a genomic interval of Thamnophis elegans isolate rThaEle1 chromosome 2, rThaEle1.pri, whole genome shotgun sequence:
- the UXT gene encoding protein UXT isoform X1, whose protein sequence is MVMLSEQQLQEKVLQYEAFISDVLQRDLKKVLEQRDEIYEKIAQYLQLKNIIERLQETGSQELKTQVDLGCHFYVNAEVPDTSTMFVALGYGFFVELTLPEALTFIEKKTKLLNELSETLTKDSARIKANIRMVLEGLRELQGFKDLPEENRNDVFL, encoded by the exons ATGGTGATGCTTAGTGAACAGCAACTACAAGAGAAGGTGCTTCAGTATGAAGCATTTATCAGTGATGTTTTGCAGAGAGACCTTAA GAAAGTGTTGGAGCAGCGAGATGAGATTTATGAAAAGATTGCTCAGTATTTGCAACTCAAGAACATTATTGAACGTTTACAG gAAACAGGAAGCCAGGAGCTGAAAACTCAAGTGGATCTAGGCTGCCATTTCTATGTCAATGCAGAAGT GCCTGATACATCCACCATGTTTGTAGCTCTGGGTTATGGGTTCTTTGTGGAGCTGACTCTACCTGAGGCGCTAACCTTCATTGAGAAGAAGACAAAGTTGCTTAATGA GCTCAGTGAAACTCTTACTAAAGATTCCGCCAGAATAAAAGCCAATATCCGGATGGTTTTAGAG GGATTACGTGAACTGCAAGGTTTCAAAGATCTGCCTGAGGAGAACAGAAACGATGTTTTCCTCTAG
- the LOC116503287 gene encoding ER membrane protein complex subunit 3-like translates to MTVPDLRLDPSIRFWILLPVAWIAAAVGILRLRVAKLLRGEREPAWPEQRQDTQILTRSRLLRENGRFLTHQGFLMRKHYFNNSENGFFRKTKRKLQSRNPLTDPTMVTEMMKGNLIDVLPMILIGGWINWAFSGFVATKVPFPLTLRFKPMLQRGINLPSMDPSWVSSASWYFLNVFGLRKIYKHVLREDPEPSQLLLEVQFMGPVIPAPPDPNKAFKAEWEALELVSHHWALQDVEEQLISQDLKLTGMSRPY, encoded by the exons ATGACGGTGCCGGATCTGCGGCTGGACCCTTCCATTCGCTTCTGGATTCTGCTGCCCGTGGCCTGGATCGCGGCAGCTGTGGGGATTCTGCGCCTGCGCGTGGCGAAGTTGCTGCGCGGCGAGCGCGagccggcctggcctgagcaACGGCAAGACAC GCAAATTCTGACTCGCAGCCGCCTCTTGAGAGAAAATGGACGGTTCCTAACTCACCAG ggaTTTCTTATGCGCAAGCATTACTTCAATAATTCTGAGAATGGCTTCTTTCGCAAAACTAAACGCAAACTGCAGTCCCGAAATCCGCTGACAG ATCCCACAATGGTTACAGAGATGATGAAGGGCAACCTTATCGATGTTCTGCCCATGATTCTCATTGGAGGCTGGATCAACTGGGCCTTCTCTGGCTTTGTGGCTA CTAAGGTTCCCTTCCCCTTGACCCTGCGATTCAAGCCCATGTTGCAGCGTGGAAttaacctgccttccatggaTCCCTCATG GGTGAGTTCGGCATCCTGGTATTTCCTCAACGTCTTTGGACTCCGCAAAATATACAAGCACGTTCTGAGAGAGGATCCTG AGCCAAGTCAGCTATTGCTCGAAGTTCAGTTCATGGGCCCAGTTATTCCTGCTCCACCAGATCCCAACAAGGCCTTCAAA gctGAGTGGGAAGCCTTGGAATTGGTCTCTCACCACTGGGCACTTCAGGATGTTGAGGAACAGCTGATATCACAGGACCTCAAGTTGACCGGGATGTCCAGGCCATATTGA